CGCAGCAGGCTGCTCATGCCGATGCGACCATCACGATCAACAATGCCGGTGTGATGGAGGCCAACGGTCGCGTTATGGACTTCCGCAATTTCGATGGAAACGGCGCCTCGGTGGTGATCAACAATCTCGCTGGCGGCGTCATCCGGCAATATGGCAGCAACACCGACGTGATCCGCCCGGGCAATGACGGTGTTGTCAACAACTGGGGAACAATCACGACAGATCCCGGCTTTGTCGGTGGTGGCGACCTGATTGATTTCCAGAGCGACACCGGCGGTAAGGTCAACAACTATGCCGGCGGCTGGATGGAAGGCGCGCGTCATGCTGTGACCGGCGACAATGCCGTCACCGTTGTCAACGATGGCACGATGATCGGCCGCAACGGCTCGGCGGTGAACATCGACAATGATGGCACGGAAGCCGACAAAGTGTTCATCACCAACCGCGGCACCATGGAAGGCCGCTCGGCAGAGCTGTCCGACAGCGATGGCGATGCGATCGATGTTGATGGTCTGGCTTATATCCTCAACTATGGCCGCATCGCCGGCCTGGGCCATCAAGGCTATCACGACGGCGAGCCAAACGTGTCGGAAGGCATCGCCATCGGCGGCGGTACCATCCTGAACTATGGTGCGAATGCCGTGATCTACGGCTATGGCCGCGCCATCCAGGTCGACAATTCCAGCAACAGCAATGCGCTGGGCAGGACCTTCATCAACAATGACGGCCTGATCCAGGGTGACGGCCATGGTCCGGAAGGCGTGTCAGCCGAAGATGCCGCGCGCTTTGACCTGCGTGGCAACGAGGCGGTCAATCTCGTTGGTGATTACAACGACGAGCTCATCAATGGCAGCTCCGGTCGGATCGTCGGCGGTGTCTCGATGGGCGGCGGCAACGATCACCTGCAAAGTCTAGGTTCGTTCACGGCGACTGGTGGCTCGGCGATCGACATGGGCGCCGGCAATGACACGGTGTATTTCTACACCGGTACGACGGTGCAGGGCACGGTCCTGCTCGGCACCGGCGATGATTTGCTGCTCTCGACCGCAAGCGGCGGCTTTGTAATCGATGCTGGCGACGGTAACGATCAGATCTATCTGGACTCGAACTACAGCGGCAATGACGTGCTTGCCGGTGGTGCTGGTAACGACACGATTTATAGCGGTGCCGGCAACGACCAGATTGAAGGCGGTGAAGGCGACGATACGTTGAACGGCGAGAACGGGGACGATCTGATCATCGGTGGTGCTGGCAACGACACCATCAGGGGTGGTAACGGCAATGACACCATCGTAGCGGGGGCCGGCGACACTGTTGAAGGCGGTGCCGGTGACGACGTGATTGAGCTTGCAACCGATGCCGGTACGCCTGCGTCAATTGACGGTGGCCAGGGTGATGACATGATTAAGCTTCTCGGCGCCGGCATGGGGTCGCTGGGGACGGCGACGGGCATCGAAAATCTGCTGGTCCAGTGCGGCACCTGGTCGGTTGCGGCCAGCGACTACTCCTCGATCACTATCAAGGACGGCGCCACGGTTACGAGCACACTCACGCTCAACAACGATGACATGCTGACGATCGAAGCTGGCGGCAAGCTCGCGGCTGGCACGGCCATCAACTGGACTGGCGGTGGCAACGTGGTGGTTGAGAACGCGGGACGGATCGAAGCCTCGAGCCGTGTGCTGAATACGACGAGCGGCGTGACCGGATCCCTGACCTTCAACAACGAAGGCACGGTTATTGGTGCTCTTACTCCGCAAGGTGCGGGGCATGCCGATGCGGTCATCACGATCAACAACTCGGGCATCATCGAGTCGGCGGTGAATGGCCGCGTGCTCGACTTCCGTAGCTTCGACGCCAATGGCGCCAGCGCCATCATCAACAATCTTGAGGGTGGCATCATCCGCAAGATCGGCGGCGACGATGCCGACGTGATCCGGCCCGGCGTCGATGGCGTCGTCAACAACTGGGGCACCATCACGGTCGATGTGGCTGGAGTCGACGCGATCGACTTCCAGAGCGATGCCGGCGGCAAAGTCAACAATTATGCCGGCGGCCTCATCCAAGGCACCAAGCATGCGGTGACCGGCGATAGGGCTGTCACGGTCGTCAACAGTGGCACGATGGTGGGCCTCAACGGCTCGGCGGTGAACATCGACAACGACGGCACCGAAGCGGAGAAGGTGTTCATCACCAACAACGCCACCGGCGTCATGGAAGGCCGTTCGGCCGAGCTGTCCGACTCGGATGGCGACGCCATCGATGTCGATGGTCTGGCTTATATCCTGAACTATGGCCGTATCGCCGGTCTCGGTCATCAGGGCTACCATGATGGCGAGCCGAACGTCTCCGAAGGCATCGCCATCGGTGGCGGCACGATCCTGAACTATGGTGCCAATGCTGTGATCTACGGCTATGGCCGCGCCATCCAGGTCGACAATTCCAGCAACAGCAATGCGCTGGGTAAGACGTTCATCAACAACGACGGCCTGATCCAGGGTGATGGCCATGGTCCGGAAGGCGTGTCGGCCGAAGATGCCGCGCGCTTTGACCTGCGTGGCAACGAGGCGATCAATCTCGTTGGCGATTATGACGACGAGATCCTCAACCAGAGCACGGGGCGCATCGTCGGCGGCGTATCGATGGGTGGTGGCAATGATCGGCTGAACAACTCGGGTTCGATCATGGCAACCGGTGGTTCGGCGATCGATATGGGTGCCGGCGACGACTGGCTGTATCTGTATGCCGGTCCAAACTCGAAGGTTGAGGGCACGATCCTGCTCGGCACCGGCAACGATCTGGTGTTCTCAACGGCTGACAGCAGCTTTGTGATCGATGGCGGCGATGGTGACGACGAGATGTATATCTCGGGTTACACCGGCGGCGACGACACGCTCTCTGGCGGTGCCGGCAAGGATCGCATCTATGCTGGACTGGGGGAGGACCGCATTGACGGCGGTACTGGTGACGACAGTCTATATGGCGAAGCCGGCGATGACCTGATCTTCGGCGGTTCCGGTGACGACTTTATCGATGGCGGCGCCGATGATGACGTCATCTTTGGCGATAACGGTAACGACACCATTATTGGCGGCCTCGGCAATGATACCATCAAGGGCAATGCCGGAAACGATACCTTTGTCGTCACCTCGACCGGCGATGGCCGCGACAGCTATGATGGCGGCGATGGTATCGATACGCTCGATTATAGTGCCTTGAACACCGCAGTGAACCTGACCCTGAAAGACGGTGTTACCACCTACCAGACCGACACTATCGAGAATATCGAGAATATCATCGGCGGCTCGGCTGGCGATAAGCTGACAGGCAATTCGCTCGACAACGTGCTCACCGGCAATGCCGGCGACGACACGCTGAACGGCGGTGCTGGCAATGATACGCTTTACGGTGGTGAAGGCCTTGACACCCTCAACGGCGGCGAAGGCAATGACCAGCTCTTCGGCGGCGCTGGGGATGACGTGCTGAAAGGTGCAGCCGGCGATGACCATCTCGATGGCGGTGACGGCGACGACGAACTCGATGGTGGAGCCGACAACGACACGCTGCTTGGCGGAGCCGGCGACGATATCATCAAGGGCGGTGCCGGAAACGACATCATCATTGGCGGTGCTGGCAGCGACACGCTGACGGGTGGTGCAGGAAACGATCTCTTTGTCTTCAACAGCCTGACTGATGGCATCGACACGATCACCGACTTCAAGGTCTCCGGTGCGTCCGAAGACAGGATCTCTCTGGCTGCCTCGATGTTCCAGAATTTCTCTGGCGACGATGCCTTTGATCTGATCGGCTCAGGCTTCCTGCGGGCCATATCGAGCAATGGCACGACGCAGATTCAGATCGACGTCGACGGCGGTGGTGATGCATTCGTCACCTTGGCGACGCTGACGGGCAACATCAGCAATGGTGTGCTTGCCGATCACGTCATTGTTCATCAGGATCCCATCGCGTAAAGATAGACCTCGCCTACGAGGTCATCGGTTTATGAGACATCGAGCCGGCCGGGCCGAAAAGCGCGGCCGGCTTTTTGTCGGCTGTTGAACGAAATGCCAACGCAGGATCCGGCTTCGACCCGCTCCGCTTTTGTCATCACTGTGTCACGGTATCGTCGTTGATCGTCAATCGCAGATCGTCACGTGTGCACAATCAAAAAATGCTTTTTCCCAATCTCATTAATCGCTCGGTCTCATTTGGCCTCATCATTGTCGGGGCACTGACCTTCGTTTTGAATCTGCTGGCGCTGGTGCTGCCGGTTTACATGCTGCAGGTGTATGATCGCGTGCTGCCATCCTCCAGCCTGCCAACGCTGATTTATCTCACGCTGATTGCGGTTATGATCCTTGGTGTTCTCGGCGTAATCGAGGGAATTCGGCAGATCGCTGTTCAACGGGTTGGAGCCGGGCTTGAAGTCAATGTCGGTCAGCGGCTTCTGGCAGCGTCTTTCTCAGGCCGCTCTCCTGGACAGGATGCCGCCAGTTTGTTGCGTGACCTTGCGCAAGCTCGTTCATTTTTTTCAAGCCCCGTCTTTTCGGCGTTACTTGATGCACCCTTTGTGCCGCTATTTCTGTTTATCGTCTTTATGATTCATTCGGTGCTCGGTAGCTTGGTTCTGCTCGGCATCTGCATTTTGTTGATCGTTACCCTGTTGAACCAATGGTCGCTGAACCGGCCGCAACGGCAAAGCAGCGAAGCTGCGGCGGTTGCCGGCAATCTGGTGATGGCATTCACGCGCAGCGGCGAAGCGATGCGCTCCATGGGCATGTCGAATCATGCCATCAGCATCTGGGGGCACGTCACTGCGAATGCGTTGAATGCGCAGGACAAGGCGACAAGGTCGAACGCGTTCTTTTCAGGCTTTTCCCGCTTTATTCGCCTCGTGGTACAGATGGGCATCCTCGGCCTCGGCGCGTACCTCGTGCTGAAGCAGGAAATGACCGCTGGCATGATTTTCGCAACATCGCTAGTGGCGGCCCGTG
The genomic region above belongs to Pseudorhodoplanes sinuspersici and contains:
- a CDS encoding calcium-binding protein, which encodes MRPESVTLAGYKADGKKSVAFVLPEKVAPGTVVNFTDGTWQKSDSSEWKLSHVKNHWSWTATDNVDAGTAINIDDLLTTGSATPGSGDVATSNNADGSKHAVSAYIGSSTNPTFLAPVDTNTSSNESGLTAGLYRVAAPTIVLDRAKVYESTGFQTPQLIGTYSAASIEQNAEDSMDGDDTVEVRAGAPVNGPLDGGTGEDTLKLIGPGVGTLGANANFENLDVQSGMWTLQSDAYDTVNVATGAIVTSQLKLADQGKMKVALGGSVLVTNGDDAVVAEGAASIENAGLVQALGMQGTTPARAVNLAGGSVYNKLGGIILAQGAAIVSTAAPAPGVEIVNDGMIQSLSGQAIVLNGNEGDLLVNTRSGSIVGTVSTGGGNDLVTNQGSVSAANGTAFDLGDGNDTLNLHDGSTVVGKILLGAGNDVLSSQSASDLVIDAGAGQDSIATGDGNDHIIGGAGIDLIHAGGGNDFVDGGADNDQIRGGDGNDELSGGAGNDYLEGGNGNDIIRGDDGNDEIHGNDGDDNLQGAAGSDTIWGGAGNDKINGGGSADLLYGDAGQDTIYGSDGNDEIHGGADNDQLHGEGGDDTIYGDAGNDTLYGGIGRDTLTGGDGNDQIYGQDGDDTLIGGAGFDKLHGGTGIDTADYSQDGEAIYARLDQGWAMAQAGRLPNWTDLVAGINRNTIEHDDLIEIENITGTAFNDEIVGNSGDNVIKGGAGNDLLAGLGGNDTIYGGEGDDTIVAGGGDQIYGDQGNDTIEISVADGTPASIDGGEGNDTVKLLGTGTGSLGATSSIENLLVQSGIWSVAASDYSSVTIENGATVTSTLTLNNHDALTVENGGTLRAATAMNWAGGGNAVVDNAGLIEAVTRVLNTTTGATGSLTLNNAAGGVVRGALSPQQAAHADATITINNAGVMEANGRVMDFRNFDGNGASVVINNLAGGVIRQYGSNTDVIRPGNDGVVNNWGTITTDPGFVGGGDLIDFQSDTGGKVNNYAGGWMEGARHAVTGDNAVTVVNDGTMIGRNGSAVNIDNDGTEADKVFITNRGTMEGRSAELSDSDGDAIDVDGLAYILNYGRIAGLGHQGYHDGEPNVSEGIAIGGGTILNYGANAVIYGYGRAIQVDNSSNSNALGRTFINNDGLIQGDGHGPEGVSAEDAARFDLRGNEAVNLVGDYNDELINGSSGRIVGGVSMGGGNDHLQSLGSFTATGGSAIDMGAGNDTVYFYTGTTVQGTVLLGTGDDLLLSTASGGFVIDAGDGNDQIYLDSNYSGNDVLAGGAGNDTIYSGAGNDQIEGGEGDDTLNGENGDDLIIGGAGNDTIRGGNGNDTIVAGAGDTVEGGAGDDVIELATDAGTPASIDGGQGDDMIKLLGAGMGSLGTATGIENLLVQCGTWSVAASDYSSITIKDGATVTSTLTLNNDDMLTIEAGGKLAAGTAINWTGGGNVVVENAGRIEASSRVLNTTSGVTGSLTFNNEGTVIGALTPQGAGHADAVITINNSGIIESAVNGRVLDFRSFDANGASAIINNLEGGIIRKIGGDDADVIRPGVDGVVNNWGTITVDVAGVDAIDFQSDAGGKVNNYAGGLIQGTKHAVTGDRAVTVVNSGTMVGLNGSAVNIDNDGTEAEKVFITNNATGVMEGRSAELSDSDGDAIDVDGLAYILNYGRIAGLGHQGYHDGEPNVSEGIAIGGGTILNYGANAVIYGYGRAIQVDNSSNSNALGKTFINNDGLIQGDGHGPEGVSAEDAARFDLRGNEAINLVGDYDDEILNQSTGRIVGGVSMGGGNDRLNNSGSIMATGGSAIDMGAGDDWLYLYAGPNSKVEGTILLGTGNDLVFSTADSSFVIDGGDGDDEMYISGYTGGDDTLSGGAGKDRIYAGLGEDRIDGGTGDDSLYGEAGDDLIFGGSGDDFIDGGADDDVIFGDNGNDTIIGGLGNDTIKGNAGNDTFVVTSTGDGRDSYDGGDGIDTLDYSALNTAVNLTLKDGVTTYQTDTIENIENIIGGSAGDKLTGNSLDNVLTGNAGDDTLNGGAGNDTLYGGEGLDTLNGGEGNDQLFGGAGDDVLKGAAGDDHLDGGDGDDELDGGADNDTLLGGAGDDIIKGGAGNDIIIGGAGSDTLTGGAGNDLFVFNSLTDGIDTITDFKVSGASEDRISLAASMFQNFSGDDAFDLIGSGFLRAISSNGTTQIQIDVDGGGDAFVTLATLTGNISNGVLADHVIVHQDPIA